In a genomic window of Phyllostomus discolor isolate MPI-MPIP mPhyDis1 chromosome 5, mPhyDis1.pri.v3, whole genome shotgun sequence:
- the LCOR gene encoding ligand-dependent corepressor isoform X5 codes for MQRMIQQFAAEYTSKNSSTQDPSQPNSTKNQSLPKASPVTTSPTAATTQNPVLSKLLMADQDSPLDLTVRKSQSEPSEQDGVLDLSTKKSPCAGSTSLSHSPGCSSAQGNGRPGRPSQYRPDGLRSGDGVPPRSLQDGTREGFGHSTSLKVPLARSLQISEELLSRNQLSTAASLGPSGLQNHGQHLILSREASWAKPHYEFNLSRMKFRGNGALSNISDLPFLAENSAFPKMALQAKQDGKKDVSHSSPVDLKIPQVRGMDLSWESRTGDQYSYSSLVMGSQTESALSKKLRAILPKQNRKSMLDAGPDSWGSDAEQSTSGQPYPTSDQEGDPGSKQPRKKRGRYRQYNSEILEEAISVVMSGKMSVSKAQSIYGIPHSTLEYKVKERLGTLKNPPKKKMKLMRSEGPDVSVKIELDPQGEAAQSANESKNE; via the exons ATGCAGCGAATGATCCAACAATTTGCTGCTGAATATACCTCAAAAAATAGCTCTACTCAGGACCCCAGCCAGCCCAATAGCACAAAGAACCAAAGCCTGCCGAAAGCATCTCCAGTCACCACCTCTCCCACGGCTGCAACTACTCAGAACCCTGTGCTCAGCAAACTTCTCATGGCTGACCAAGACTCACCTCTGGACCTTACTGTCAGAAAGTCTCAGTCAGAACCTAGCGAACAAG ACGGTGTACTTGATCTGTCCACTAAGAAAAGTCCATGTGCTGGCAGCACTTCCCTGAGCCATTCTCCAGGTTGCTCCAGTGCTCAAGGGAACGG GCGACCTGGGAGACCCAGCCAGTACCGCCCAGACGGACTTCGGAGTGGTGATGGGGTACCTCCAAGAAGCTTACAGGATGGAACCAGGGAAGGTTTTGGACACTCCACATCACTCAAAGTTCCATTGGCTCGATCCCTGCAGATTAGTGAAGAACTACTGAGCAGAAACCAATTGTCCACGGCTGCCAGCCTTGGGCCATCTGGATTACAGAATCATGGACAGCACTTAATATTATCCAGGGAAGCCTCTTGGGCAAAACCACATTATGAGTTCAACCTCAGTCGTATGAAGTTCAGGGGAAATGGTGCACTCAGCAACATCAGTGACCTTCCTTTTCTTGCAGAAAACTCTGCCTTTCCAAAAATGGCACTTCAAGCAAAACAAGATGGAAAAAAGGATGTGAGCCATTCATCTCCTGTAGATTTAAAGATACCACAAGTTCGAGGAATGGATCTTTCTTGGGAATCTCGCACTGGTGATCAGTATAGCTATAGCTCTTTGGTAATGGGTTCACAAACGGAGAGCGCGCTTAGTAAAAAACTGAGGGCTATTCttccaaaacaaaatagaaaaagcatgTTAGATGCTGGACCCGATTCTTGGGGCTCAGATGCTGAGCAGTCTACCTCTGGACAGCCATATCCCACATCGGATCAAGAAGGAGACCCTGGCTCCAAGCAGCCTCGGAAGAAAAGAGGGCGATACAGACAGTACAACAGTGAGATACTGGAGGAAGCAATCTCAGTGGTTATGAGTGGAAAAATGAGTGTTTCCAAAGCTCAGAGTATTTATGGGATTCCCCACAGTACACTGGAGTACAAAGTAAAGGAGAGGCTGGGCACTTTGAAAAACCCtccaaagaaaaagatgaaattaatgaGGTCGGAGGGGCCAGATGTTTCTGTAAAGATTGAATTAGAtccccagggagaggcagcaCAAAGtgcaaatgaatcaaaaaacGAGTAG